In a single window of the Sulfurimonas sp. hsl 1-7 genome:
- a CDS encoding M18 family aminopeptidase, with product MTKQDFNEGLLGFLDASPTPFHATQNMAGMFSNAGFIELDEKIKWNLEAGKKYFVTRNDSSIIAFTYPKDAKEYLMVGSHTDSPNLKLKPNPIVKEHGIVKFAVEPYGGLLLNPWFDRDLGLAGQVNFSDSSKAIKSALININKPIAMIPSLAIHLDDKANQERTINKQTDISPVISTNEDFDFELFIKNELEKTGLKNIEEIYAYELSLYDTQNASYVGLEDEFIASARLDNLLSCYVGMLSICSISNDKPMLFIANDHEEVGSDSTSGAGGSFLESTLKRMFVEFDDYVAMARSSMMISADNAHAIHPNYPDKHEPNHAPYINDGVVIKVNANQRYASNSKTISTFLANAKKAGVQTQKFVTRSDMGCGSTIGPITATKIGIETIDIGLPTWGMHSIREMCGSDDAYELYNILVGFSI from the coding sequence ATGACAAAACAGGATTTTAATGAGGGATTATTAGGGTTTTTAGATGCTTCACCGACACCGTTTCATGCTACGCAAAATATGGCTGGAATGTTTTCTAATGCCGGTTTTATAGAACTTGATGAGAAAATAAAATGGAATCTTGAAGCGGGAAAAAAATATTTTGTTACAAGAAATGATTCCTCAATCATAGCTTTTACATACCCTAAAGATGCAAAAGAGTACTTAATGGTAGGATCACACACAGACTCGCCAAATCTAAAACTCAAGCCAAACCCGATTGTAAAAGAGCATGGAATCGTTAAATTTGCAGTAGAGCCGTATGGAGGATTACTTTTAAACCCTTGGTTTGATCGTGATCTTGGACTGGCGGGACAAGTAAACTTTAGTGATAGTTCCAAAGCAATTAAAAGTGCATTGATAAATATCAATAAACCGATTGCGATGATCCCTTCACTTGCAATTCATCTTGACGATAAAGCAAATCAAGAGAGAACTATCAACAAGCAAACAGATATTTCACCTGTAATTTCAACTAACGAAGATTTTGATTTTGAGCTTTTTATTAAAAATGAGTTAGAGAAAACAGGGCTTAAAAATATCGAAGAGATCTATGCTTATGAGCTGAGTCTGTACGATACGCAAAACGCTTCTTATGTAGGTCTAGAAGATGAGTTTATAGCGAGTGCAAGACTTGATAACCTGCTTTCATGTTATGTCGGAATGCTCAGTATCTGTAGCATCTCTAATGATAAACCTATGCTCTTTATTGCTAACGACCATGAAGAGGTTGGAAGCGATTCAACGAGTGGAGCAGGGGGAAGCTTTTTAGAATCTACGTTAAAAAGAATGTTTGTAGAGTTTGATGATTATGTAGCAATGGCTAGAAGTTCCATGATGATTAGTGCTGACAATGCTCATGCTATCCATCCAAACTATCCGGATAAACATGAACCAAATCATGCTCCATATATAAACGACGGTGTAGTAATCAAAGTCAATGCAAACCAGAGATATGCTTCAAACTCTAAGACTATCTCTACATTCTTGGCAAATGCAAAAAAAGCTGGGGTACAAACTCAAAAATTTGTAACTCGAAGCGATATGGGATGCGGTTCAACGATAGGGCCGATTACTGCTACAAAAATAGGAATAGAGACAATCGATATTGGACTTCCGACTTGGGGAATGCATTCTATCCGTGAAATGTGCGGAAGTGACGATGCCTATGAACTATATAATATCTTAGTAGGGTTTAGTATCTAA
- the dnaE gene encoding DNA polymerase III subunit alpha, protein MSKYPFTHLHLHTEYSLLDGANKLTNLVSRVKELGMTSVAMTDHGNMFGAIDFYKQMKGAGLKPIIGMEGYIHNGETMDDKSTKQRFHICLYAKNRKGYENLMYLSSKAFIEGFYYFPRINKQELREHSEGLICTSACLQGEVNWHLNLSERNLKNGAKGYDEAKRIALEYKEIFGDDFYLELMRHGIGDQLNIDEQILQISKETDIKVVATNDTHYTYPDDAQYHEAFMCIGMNKLYDDPNRMRHSVHEFYIKSPEQMAKLFADIPEALFHTQEIVDKCEEFEPIVKTPTPPNFKFTKEYAKEEGLDIDFQDDPPLPADASDEDKKKWLGAADKNDAEYFAYKCREGLEERLKIVPQERHEEYKERLEYEIDVINSMKFPGYMMIVWDFVKEAKRMGVAVGPGRGSAAGSLVAYALEITDIDPMKYDLLFERFLNPERVSMPDIDMDFMQARRGEVIDYVTRKYGRDQVAQIITFGSLLAKGVIRDVARVLDMPLSQADKMAKLIPDELGITLNGKMKGGELVEGAFQKEPKIRELVETDPQAARVWEFAKKLEGLKRNSGMHAAGVVISNEELWKKTPIYKPSGEDTFVTQYSLNYMEDVDLIKFDFLGLKTLDVIDNAKKLVKIRYGREVDWTQIDENDQKVYEMIQSGDTVGMFQIESSGMQDLNKRLKPSNFEDLIAVLALYRPGPMESGMLDDFIERKHGRKGIFYPFEEVSFDMLADTLGPTYGMIVYQEQVMQIVQTIGGMSLGGADIVRRAMGKKKVEEMEKYNKLFSQGAADQGLDYEKASKLFDLIEKFAGYGFNKSHSAAYAMVTFQTAWLKTYYPNEFMAALLTSDKDNTEKVVRYIDEVKRMGIELSPPDICDSLLEFSATEKDGQDVILFGLGAIKGVGGAAIESMLKERRENGDYKTLQDFVNRIDPSKVNKRVIESAIKAGAFDRYGFSRKALLDQIEEIVETAKKASEAKKNAMGSLFGDDAEITTVELHLKNSEEYELKEILEFEKNTLGFYVSGHPMDDYREELEQLKYSLSSEIETIKDGSFAIFIGKVEEIQKKISKKGNPFGIVNLMDFHGNIDIMLFEDKLKELEEMDLEEPVAFKVKITHTEMFTRIGVTKIMSLKEAKKECKKVKTEIQETPLEPINLAVRLSEKMDVLEKLYSLIRQNPGNRELKVTIVSKLHNVVIESSIRVGTSLISALDGNEFIDIL, encoded by the coding sequence TTGTCAAAATATCCTTTTACCCACTTACATTTACATACAGAATATTCACTGCTTGATGGAGCAAATAAGCTTACAAACTTAGTCTCTCGCGTTAAAGAGCTTGGTATGACATCTGTTGCTATGACAGATCACGGAAACATGTTTGGAGCCATCGATTTTTATAAACAGATGAAAGGTGCAGGGCTAAAGCCTATCATCGGAATGGAAGGGTATATCCATAACGGTGAAACGATGGATGATAAATCTACAAAACAGAGATTTCATATCTGTTTATATGCAAAAAACAGAAAAGGGTACGAAAATCTTATGTACCTCTCTTCAAAAGCATTTATTGAAGGGTTTTATTACTTTCCCCGTATCAATAAACAAGAGCTTCGTGAACATAGTGAAGGGCTCATCTGTACAAGTGCATGTCTGCAGGGTGAAGTAAACTGGCATCTGAATTTAAGTGAAAGAAATCTCAAAAACGGTGCTAAAGGGTACGATGAAGCTAAACGTATAGCACTTGAATATAAAGAGATCTTCGGGGATGATTTTTATCTAGAACTTATGCGTCACGGGATTGGTGATCAGCTCAACATCGACGAGCAGATCTTACAGATCTCAAAAGAGACAGATATTAAAGTTGTCGCTACAAACGACACTCACTATACATATCCTGATGATGCACAGTACCACGAGGCGTTTATGTGTATCGGGATGAATAAACTTTACGATGATCCAAACCGTATGCGTCACTCTGTTCATGAGTTTTATATCAAATCACCTGAGCAGATGGCAAAGCTGTTTGCAGATATTCCAGAAGCGTTGTTCCATACTCAGGAGATCGTGGATAAGTGTGAAGAGTTTGAACCGATCGTAAAAACACCGACACCGCCTAACTTCAAATTTACAAAAGAGTATGCAAAAGAGGAAGGTTTAGATATAGACTTTCAAGACGATCCTCCGTTACCTGCAGATGCTAGTGATGAAGATAAGAAAAAGTGGCTGGGGGCAGCTGACAAAAACGATGCAGAGTACTTTGCATATAAATGTCGTGAGGGGCTCGAAGAGCGTCTAAAGATTGTGCCGCAGGAGCGTCATGAGGAGTACAAAGAGCGTCTTGAGTATGAGATAGATGTCATTAACTCTATGAAGTTCCCTGGATATATGATGATCGTTTGGGACTTCGTAAAAGAGGCTAAAAGAATGGGTGTAGCCGTTGGCCCGGGACGTGGTTCTGCTGCGGGGTCATTGGTTGCGTACGCTTTGGAGATTACAGATATTGACCCGATGAAGTATGACCTGCTATTTGAGCGTTTTCTAAACCCTGAACGTGTATCAATGCCCGATATCGATATGGACTTTATGCAGGCACGCCGTGGGGAAGTGATCGATTACGTAACACGTAAATACGGTCGTGACCAGGTAGCTCAGATCATTACATTCGGTTCACTGCTGGCTAAAGGGGTTATTCGTGACGTTGCGCGTGTACTTGATATGCCGTTATCTCAAGCCGATAAAATGGCAAAACTTATCCCTGACGAGCTTGGAATTACCCTAAATGGGAAGATGAAAGGTGGAGAACTTGTCGAGGGTGCTTTTCAAAAAGAGCCGAAAATTCGTGAACTTGTTGAAACCGATCCGCAAGCTGCCCGTGTTTGGGAATTTGCTAAAAAACTTGAAGGTCTTAAACGTAACTCGGGAATGCACGCAGCAGGTGTTGTTATCTCCAATGAAGAGTTATGGAAAAAGACACCTATCTACAAACCTTCCGGTGAGGATACATTTGTAACACAGTACTCGCTGAACTATATGGAAGATGTTGATTTAATTAAATTCGACTTCCTTGGTTTGAAAACACTTGATGTTATCGATAATGCGAAAAAACTTGTAAAGATCAGATATGGTCGTGAGGTTGACTGGACACAGATCGATGAGAACGATCAAAAAGTGTATGAGATGATCCAATCGGGTGATACGGTCGGGATGTTCCAGATAGAGTCTTCAGGGATGCAGGATTTAAATAAACGTCTTAAACCTTCAAACTTCGAGGATTTAATCGCCGTACTTGCACTTTATCGTCCGGGACCGATGGAATCGGGGATGTTGGATGACTTTATTGAGCGTAAACATGGACGTAAAGGGATCTTTTATCCGTTTGAGGAAGTAAGTTTTGATATGCTTGCCGATACACTCGGGCCAACATACGGGATGATCGTATACCAAGAACAGGTTATGCAGATCGTACAAACTATCGGTGGTATGAGTCTTGGCGGTGCGGACATTGTACGTCGTGCGATGGGTAAGAAAAAAGTTGAGGAGATGGAGAAGTATAACAAGCTTTTCTCTCAGGGTGCGGCTGATCAAGGACTTGATTACGAAAAAGCGAGTAAGCTGTTTGACCTGATTGAGAAGTTTGCGGGATACGGTTTCAATAAATCTCACTCGGCAGCCTATGCGATGGTAACTTTCCAAACTGCATGGCTTAAGACGTACTATCCAAATGAGTTCATGGCTGCACTTTTAACGTCGGATAAAGACAATACTGAAAAAGTTGTCCGTTACATCGATGAAGTAAAACGTATGGGGATTGAGCTAAGCCCTCCTGATATTTGTGATTCACTTTTAGAGTTCTCTGCAACTGAGAAAGATGGGCAGGATGTTATTCTTTTTGGACTTGGTGCTATTAAAGGTGTTGGCGGTGCCGCGATTGAATCGATGCTAAAAGAGCGTCGTGAAAACGGGGATTATAAAACGCTTCAAGACTTTGTGAACAGAATTGACCCGTCAAAAGTAAATAAACGTGTTATCGAGAGTGCTATAAAAGCGGGTGCCTTTGATAGATATGGATTCTCAAGAAAAGCTTTGCTTGATCAGATCGAAGAGATTGTAGAGACTGCAAAAAAAGCAAGTGAAGCGAAGAAAAATGCGATGGGCAGTCTTTTTGGCGATGATGCAGAGATCACAACGGTTGAACTCCATCTTAAAAACTCTGAAGAGTATGAACTCAAAGAGATTTTAGAGTTTGAGAAAAATACTTTAGGTTTTTACGTTTCAGGTCACCCGATGGATGATTATCGTGAAGAGTTGGAGCAGTTGAAGTACTCACTCTCATCTGAGATAGAAACTATTAAAGACGGTTCATTTGCTATTTTTATTGGAAAAGTGGAAGAGATTCAAAAGAAGATCTCTAAAAAAGGGAATCCGTTTGGAATCGTAAACCTTATGGACTTCCACGGAAATATCGATATTATGCTTTTTGAAGATAAACTCAAAGAGCTTGAAGAGATGGATCTTGAAGAGCCTGTTGCATTTAAAGTAAAGATTACACATACAGAGATGTTTACTCGTATCGGCGTAACAAAAATTATGTCGCTTAAAGAGGCTAAAAAAGAGTGTAAAAAGGTTAAAACTGAGATACAAGAGACACCGTTAGAACCTATAAACTTGGCAGTCAGACTGAGTGAAAAGATGGATGTATTAGAAAAACTCTATTCACTTATTCGACAAAATCCGGGAAATAGAGAACTAAAAGTAACAATCGTTTCAAAGCTTCACAATGTAGTGATTGAGTCTTCAATAAGAGTAGGGACCTCACTTATTAGTGCGCTTGACGGCAATGAATTTATAGATATTTTGTAA